A single window of Emys orbicularis isolate rEmyOrb1 chromosome 18, rEmyOrb1.hap1, whole genome shotgun sequence DNA harbors:
- the SLC31A2 gene encoding protein SLC31A2: MMQMYFYFSDKVVLLFDFWNVHTPAGMVLSVLVVLLLAALYEAIKISKTKLLRQTILAIPTTLSQESLGEPETGSVNSNLGQQNTTSKRWFLYHISQSLLHVAQVVIGYLVMLVVMSYNTWIFLGVIVGSALGFYLAYPVFTAR; encoded by the exons ATGTATTTCTACTTCTCCGACAAGGTGGTACTTTTGTTTGACTTCTGGAATGTCCACACCCCTGCAG GGATGGTGCTCTCGGTGCTGGTGGTTCTGCTGCTAGCAGCATTGTACGAAGCCATCAAGATCAGCAAAACCAAACTCCTTCGCCAGACGATACTGGCCATCCCCACCACCCTCAGTCAGGAATCACTCGGGGAGCCGGAGACAGGGTCTGTCAACTCCAACCTGGGTCAGCAAAACACCACCTCAAAAAG GTGGTTTCTTTACCACATCAGCCAGAGCCTGCTCCACGTGGCCCAGGTGGTGATCGGTTACCTGGTGATGCTGGTGGTGATGTCCTACAACACTTGGATCTTCCTGGGGGTGATCGTGGGTTCCGCCCTGGGTTTCTACCTGGCTTACCCGGTGTTCACCGCGAGATAG